From the genome of Haloarchaeobius salinus, one region includes:
- a CDS encoding DUF7527 domain-containing protein, whose amino-acid sequence MDSRRVERVEDWDSRPFSGGFEDLRSLADTEFTGAVTAGGTWLFMLNGRIIGVFDGTIDDFDGSSGTTYEAPHPSLPLLFAMQETGGEERANYYTNDTPISEADSTLTSGSFTGYIELSENVLSGDYYVVYYGGRSMSCAFIGNRERLHTGDEAFERADDEVGIYTVMDVEIEVTEIPEPEPEPADDTGDAAAGAAAGAAAGGDDADDGTRQSDAPAKSNDEPVVADPAPDEPAEPTEPATGGRGDDTGTAAADESPVSAEGSVVRDAEEQTARDQRDPARERDQRTPAGSEPDESHTPEPRSESGRVEPTRETGADPDRSAGQGDGPNPGTQTDADSAPVTTTVEDDHDPVQIPDEVLEEVEREAAAEEGEDPVFEEEAEWRETRSIPSINPDRSESTETSPPTDTARTTGQTSSGSRQSRRQRQTRTETQQSNGGPSNSTQQANAGAEAPADTGRQPRRTEQQSTPPTDNGGTDEPLEREMLQREDKIDRLQQQLSNVEEERTELREERDQLADENAELRGEVEDLEAEIAELEAELTDLEAELAAQRGPAADASTQLSPQQALEGTNLFVRYGSKGEPTLDTAHDDDADADAVNANLRIEHHTQFEAEDAAVDGRPYVEFLHDSIEFRFVEWFVRELLYEIRDTGNASAMRDLYDAIPEADRAELNGSVSLRYDEDGNEQREQTTFDVVVRDRMGNPLVVANLNDSRDPTTEGMMVDLQERASRVKRTSESLAGAVVVTASFFDPGALETASEATSGSFLSRDSKKSFVKLSRKSGYHLCLVESRGGEFHINVPEL is encoded by the coding sequence ATGGATTCGCGCAGGGTAGAGCGCGTCGAAGACTGGGACTCCCGCCCGTTCTCGGGCGGCTTCGAGGACCTCCGGTCGCTCGCGGACACGGAGTTCACCGGAGCCGTGACGGCGGGCGGGACGTGGCTGTTCATGCTGAACGGCCGCATCATCGGGGTCTTCGACGGGACTATCGACGACTTCGACGGCTCCTCGGGCACGACGTACGAGGCACCACATCCGTCCCTCCCGCTCCTCTTCGCGATGCAGGAGACCGGCGGCGAGGAACGGGCGAACTACTACACCAACGACACACCGATCTCCGAGGCGGACTCGACGCTCACGTCGGGCAGCTTCACGGGCTACATCGAGCTCTCCGAGAACGTCCTCAGCGGCGACTACTACGTCGTCTACTACGGCGGTCGGTCGATGAGCTGTGCGTTCATCGGGAACCGGGAGCGTCTGCACACGGGCGACGAGGCGTTCGAGCGCGCCGACGACGAGGTCGGCATCTACACCGTGATGGACGTCGAAATCGAGGTGACGGAGATCCCGGAACCGGAGCCCGAACCGGCAGACGACACGGGCGACGCCGCGGCTGGCGCTGCGGCGGGTGCGGCTGCTGGCGGTGACGATGCCGACGACGGAACCCGCCAATCCGACGCTCCCGCGAAGTCGAACGACGAGCCCGTGGTGGCGGACCCGGCCCCGGACGAGCCGGCCGAACCCACGGAGCCCGCGACGGGCGGCCGGGGCGACGACACGGGGACGGCCGCCGCCGACGAGAGCCCCGTCAGCGCCGAGGGGTCGGTCGTCCGGGACGCAGAGGAACAGACGGCACGCGACCAGCGTGACCCTGCCCGCGAACGGGACCAGCGGACCCCCGCCGGCTCCGAGCCGGACGAGAGCCACACGCCGGAACCCCGCTCGGAGAGCGGCCGTGTGGAGCCGACCCGCGAGACGGGAGCGGACCCGGACCGGTCGGCCGGCCAGGGCGATGGGCCGAACCCAGGAACACAGACCGACGCCGACTCCGCACCGGTCACGACGACCGTCGAGGACGACCACGACCCCGTCCAGATCCCCGACGAGGTGCTGGAGGAGGTCGAACGCGAGGCGGCCGCCGAGGAGGGCGAGGACCCGGTGTTCGAGGAGGAGGCCGAGTGGCGCGAGACGCGCTCTATCCCCTCCATCAACCCGGACCGCTCGGAGTCGACGGAGACATCGCCCCCGACCGACACCGCGCGGACGACGGGCCAGACGTCCAGCGGGAGCCGACAGAGCAGACGACAGCGGCAGACCCGCACCGAGACGCAGCAGTCGAACGGTGGGCCGTCGAACAGCACCCAACAGGCCAACGCCGGTGCGGAGGCACCGGCCGACACCGGCCGCCAGCCCAGACGCACCGAGCAGCAGTCGACGCCACCCACCGACAACGGGGGCACCGACGAGCCGCTCGAGCGGGAGATGCTCCAGCGCGAGGACAAGATCGACCGGCTCCAGCAGCAGCTCTCGAACGTCGAGGAGGAGCGCACCGAGCTCCGCGAGGAGCGCGACCAGCTCGCCGACGAGAACGCGGAGCTGCGCGGCGAGGTCGAGGACCTGGAGGCCGAGATCGCCGAGCTCGAGGCGGAGCTGACCGACCTCGAGGCCGAACTCGCCGCCCAGCGAGGGCCGGCCGCCGACGCCAGCACGCAGCTTTCGCCACAGCAGGCGCTCGAGGGGACGAACCTCTTCGTCCGCTACGGCTCGAAGGGCGAGCCGACGCTCGACACCGCCCACGACGACGACGCGGACGCCGACGCGGTGAACGCGAACCTCCGCATCGAACACCACACGCAGTTCGAGGCCGAGGACGCCGCGGTCGACGGACGGCCGTACGTCGAGTTCCTGCACGACAGCATCGAGTTCCGGTTCGTGGAGTGGTTCGTCAGGGAACTGCTCTACGAGATCCGCGACACGGGCAACGCGAGCGCGATGCGCGACCTCTACGACGCCATCCCCGAGGCCGACCGGGCCGAGCTCAACGGCTCGGTGTCGCTACGCTACGACGAGGACGGCAACGAGCAGCGCGAGCAGACGACGTTCGACGTGGTCGTCCGCGACCGCATGGGCAACCCGCTCGTCGTCGCGAACCTGAACGACTCCCGGGACCCGACAACCGAGGGGATGATGGTCGACCTCCAGGAGCGGGCGTCGCGGGTCAAGCGGACCAGCGAGAGCCTCGCCGGGGCGGTCGTCGTCACCGCCTCGTTCTTCGACCCGGGCGCGCTGGAGACGGCGTCGGAGGCCACGAGTGGGAGCTTCCTGAGTCGTGACTCGAAGAAGAGCTTCGTGAAACTGTCCCGGAAGTCGGGCTATCACCTCTGTCTGGTGGAGTCCCGCGGCGGGGAGTTCCACATCAACGTGCCGGAGCTGTAG
- a CDS encoding DUF7524 family protein, with amino-acid sequence MAPETLVVDLSREELHSIEPAVEAFEVRGPFDVELRNHGRAVHVHCNVDDSLSQVATLSETNHFVETESSTTFRVEVRDGPRPVSGALRFVAAYGAQETAVPVTVSDPASVPMGERASVSPVETEADTASGGSSDGPDLSGLVPDRDDAPVLAMAGVALVVAVVAMALANSAVVMLGVVAVLIGILVAVAVLVR; translated from the coding sequence ATGGCACCCGAGACCCTCGTCGTCGATCTGAGCCGTGAGGAGCTCCACAGCATCGAGCCAGCGGTCGAGGCGTTCGAGGTCCGGGGGCCGTTCGACGTGGAGCTCCGGAACCACGGCCGCGCGGTGCACGTCCACTGCAACGTCGACGACTCGCTGTCGCAGGTCGCCACGCTCTCCGAGACGAACCACTTCGTCGAGACGGAGTCGAGCACGACGTTCCGCGTCGAGGTACGGGACGGTCCGCGACCGGTGTCGGGTGCGCTCCGGTTCGTGGCGGCCTACGGCGCACAGGAGACCGCCGTGCCGGTGACGGTCAGTGACCCGGCGAGCGTGCCGATGGGCGAGCGAGCGAGCGTGTCGCCGGTCGAGACCGAGGCCGACACAGCGAGCGGTGGCTCGTCGGACGGGCCGGACCTCTCCGGACTCGTTCCCGACCGGGACGACGCACCGGTGCTCGCGATGGCCGGGGTCGCACTCGTGGTCGCCGTCGTGGCGATGGCGCTCGCGAACAGCGCCGTCGTCATGCTCGGCGTCGTCGCGGTCCTGATCGGAATCCTCGTCGCCGTCGCCGTGTTGGTGCGCTGA
- a CDS encoding VOC family protein, translating to MSGLVFFGSESYEETAAFYVAEVGADVWLEQSACTILQYDNLLFGFCDADETETEGVLTFVTEDRDGVDAFYERFADRARDEPSVNEAFGIYNFFATDPDGREMEFQTFLHETDPV from the coding sequence ATGTCCGGACTCGTGTTCTTCGGGAGCGAATCGTACGAGGAGACCGCCGCCTTCTACGTCGCGGAGGTGGGGGCCGACGTGTGGCTCGAGCAGTCCGCCTGCACCATCCTGCAGTACGACAACCTGCTCTTCGGCTTCTGTGACGCCGACGAGACGGAGACAGAGGGGGTTCTCACCTTCGTCACCGAGGACCGGGACGGCGTCGACGCGTTCTACGAACGGTTCGCCGACCGTGCCCGCGACGAGCCGTCGGTGAACGAGGCGTTCGGGATCTACAACTTCTTCGCGACGGACCCGGACGGGCGGGAGATGGAGTTCCAGACGTTCCTGCACGAGACCGACCCGGTCTGA
- a CDS encoding DR2241 family protein, which yields MAATEAGLAPDQFEDLVDAVTEGPVEFDGLTVGYEDDGYVFEVPDLHREHLSVEELERVAAANAEWVTNWHFWTVVVGGEGTARRDFLRWLEAADEHTVQARYDAMEADGIHHEWGELLVTVELGEVGYRRYELRHVDDSEADPADLTVHDEPRDLRDLSKYDDRGRYRPLKTAPSLVDGWMLRDLTSGELKEALGFVYPATVENWHREHEGTLDVSHWRETAERQTGIYDVVDELPREAVEWVTEAACVDSQCLKRREWQYDEDDHLDTPGGDGTFPCREPCSLVVAAARKWTKLEEEAERTYEFELTPSEKEQLEAIVDAVADGRTDEIREADVYEGANRYRARYLRAKRFDEDGRLCGVPTEE from the coding sequence ATGGCTGCCACCGAAGCCGGACTCGCCCCCGACCAGTTCGAGGACCTCGTCGACGCCGTGACGGAGGGCCCGGTCGAGTTCGACGGGCTCACAGTGGGGTACGAGGACGACGGCTACGTGTTCGAGGTGCCGGACCTCCACCGTGAGCACCTCTCGGTCGAGGAGCTCGAACGCGTCGCCGCCGCCAACGCCGAGTGGGTCACCAACTGGCACTTCTGGACCGTCGTCGTGGGTGGCGAGGGAACCGCCCGCCGCGACTTCCTGCGCTGGCTGGAGGCGGCCGACGAGCACACCGTACAGGCACGCTACGACGCGATGGAGGCGGACGGTATCCACCACGAGTGGGGAGAGCTACTCGTCACCGTCGAGCTCGGCGAGGTCGGCTACCGGCGGTACGAGCTCCGCCACGTCGACGACAGCGAGGCCGACCCCGCGGACCTCACCGTCCACGACGAGCCCCGTGACCTGCGCGACCTGTCGAAGTACGACGACCGCGGACGCTACCGGCCGCTGAAGACCGCGCCCTCGCTCGTCGACGGCTGGATGCTGCGGGACCTCACCAGCGGCGAGCTGAAGGAGGCGCTGGGCTTCGTCTACCCCGCGACCGTCGAGAACTGGCATCGCGAGCACGAGGGGACGCTCGACGTGAGCCACTGGCGGGAGACCGCCGAGCGCCAGACCGGCATCTACGACGTCGTCGACGAGCTCCCCCGCGAGGCCGTCGAGTGGGTCACCGAGGCCGCCTGCGTCGACTCGCAGTGTCTCAAACGGCGCGAGTGGCAGTACGACGAGGACGACCACCTCGACACGCCCGGTGGCGACGGGACGTTCCCCTGCCGGGAGCCCTGCTCGCTCGTCGTCGCCGCCGCCCGGAAGTGGACGAAGCTCGAGGAGGAGGCCGAGCGCACCTACGAGTTCGAGCTGACGCCGAGCGAGAAGGAGCAGCTGGAGGCCATCGTCGACGCGGTCGCGGACGGTCGCACCGACGAGATCCGCGAGGCCGACGTGTACGAGGGTGCGAACCGCTACCGGGCGCGCTACCTGCGGGCGAAGCGGTTCGACGAGGACGGCCGCCTCTGTGGCGTGCCGACGGAGGAGTAG
- a CDS encoding potassium channel family protein, whose amino-acid sequence MDKWQRRTAYYLLVLSGIMLTYAVVYDYGMSVYEGEPKTFLHSLQVVVETFTTTGFGSDSPWETPEMNVLVIIMDTTGVVLIFLALPVLVFPTMEDILSTTVPTSVDDDLAGHVLVCTYTDRGDALIAELDAWGVDSVILEPDRDTAVELIEDGYQVINVDPERTEGLEAAGIDRARALVADLSDEVDASIVLAAGEAGHEDLQVVSVVEDPESVPYHRLAGADEVLSPRPLLGQGLASKVTTGLSTELGDAIEIGGDFEIAELPVHSASELVGETLADSGIRERSGVNVIGAWFDGEFHSPPEPETVIDRGTVLLVTGVEEQLQSLKELTLSRVREFRRGETIVVGYGQVGETVAAHLDEAGIPNRVVDLVAGEGVDVVGDALDPEVLQAAGLEDARTVVLSLPDDTTTEFATLVVRDESPETEIVARVTETESVPKMYRAGADYVLSLASVSGRMIASTILEGENVLSIDQQVEVIRTEAPALVGQTLAEVDVRRRTGCTVVGVERDGEVITDLGPSFRVAAGDELIVAGTDAGTNRFTELCC is encoded by the coding sequence ATGGACAAGTGGCAGCGCCGGACCGCCTACTACCTCCTCGTGCTGTCCGGAATCATGCTGACCTACGCGGTCGTCTACGACTACGGGATGAGTGTCTACGAGGGCGAACCGAAGACGTTCCTCCACTCGCTCCAGGTCGTCGTCGAGACGTTCACGACGACCGGCTTCGGCTCCGACTCGCCGTGGGAGACCCCCGAGATGAACGTACTCGTCATCATCATGGACACGACCGGGGTGGTCCTCATCTTCCTGGCGCTCCCCGTGCTGGTGTTCCCGACCATGGAGGACATCCTCTCGACGACGGTGCCGACGTCCGTCGACGACGACCTCGCCGGCCATGTCCTCGTCTGCACCTACACCGACCGGGGCGACGCGCTCATCGCCGAACTCGACGCGTGGGGTGTCGACTCCGTCATCCTCGAACCCGACCGGGACACCGCCGTCGAGCTCATCGAGGACGGCTACCAGGTCATCAACGTCGACCCCGAACGCACTGAGGGGCTGGAGGCCGCCGGCATCGACCGGGCCCGGGCGCTCGTCGCCGACCTCTCCGACGAGGTGGACGCGAGCATCGTCCTCGCCGCCGGCGAAGCCGGGCACGAGGACCTCCAGGTCGTCAGCGTCGTCGAGGACCCCGAGAGCGTCCCGTACCACCGCCTCGCCGGTGCCGATGAGGTCCTCTCCCCCCGGCCGCTGCTCGGGCAGGGGCTCGCATCGAAGGTGACGACCGGCCTCTCGACGGAGCTCGGGGACGCAATCGAGATCGGCGGCGACTTCGAGATCGCCGAGCTCCCCGTCCACAGCGCGAGCGAACTCGTCGGTGAGACGCTGGCCGACAGCGGCATCCGGGAACGCTCCGGGGTCAACGTCATCGGCGCGTGGTTCGACGGGGAGTTCCACAGCCCACCCGAACCCGAGACGGTGATCGACCGGGGCACCGTGCTGCTCGTCACCGGCGTCGAGGAGCAGCTCCAGTCGCTGAAGGAGCTGACGCTGTCGCGGGTTCGGGAGTTCCGCCGCGGCGAGACCATCGTCGTCGGCTACGGGCAGGTCGGCGAGACCGTGGCCGCTCACCTCGACGAGGCCGGCATCCCCAACCGCGTGGTCGACCTCGTCGCGGGCGAGGGCGTCGACGTGGTCGGGGACGCGCTCGACCCCGAGGTCCTCCAGGCGGCGGGGCTCGAAGACGCCCGGACGGTCGTCCTCTCGCTGCCGGACGACACGACGACGGAGTTCGCGACGCTGGTCGTCCGCGACGAGAGCCCCGAGACGGAGATCGTCGCCCGTGTCACCGAGACCGAGAGCGTCCCGAAGATGTACCGCGCCGGAGCCGACTACGTGCTCTCGCTCGCGTCCGTCAGCGGGCGGATGATCGCCTCGACCATCCTCGAGGGCGAGAACGTCCTCTCCATCGACCAGCAGGTCGAGGTGATTCGGACCGAGGCCCCCGCGCTCGTCGGGCAGACGCTGGCCGAGGTGGACGTCAGGCGGCGGACCGGCTGTACGGTCGTCGGCGTCGAACGGGACGGCGAGGTCATCACCGACCTCGGACCGTCGTTCCGTGTCGCGGCTGGCGACGAGCTCATCGTCGCCGGCACCGACGCCGGGACGAACCGGTTCACCGAGCTCTGCTGCTAG
- a CDS encoding DUF998 domain-containing protein yields MADTRRTLTYFGLVAPAVALVTLLLATLVDPLFSWQSRSLSSIGEANGKALLAVGTADQLAFLLFNGGLVFGGIVGLPFAARLWSETINGIEKAGVVVLAVALLSMTGIGFAYLDGPANALHFPFAAGFFLLATVALLVFGTGYALDRSPTFGLVTMWLGIVHLLQWVVWVLLEAMVWTGDGDTWTYFAVPEAVGAALFGGWVVWTARTLLRDGSLPS; encoded by the coding sequence ATGGCTGACACGCGTCGGACACTGACGTACTTCGGACTCGTCGCCCCGGCGGTGGCGCTCGTGACCCTGTTGCTGGCCACGCTCGTCGACCCACTGTTCAGCTGGCAGAGCCGTTCGCTGTCGAGCATCGGCGAGGCGAACGGGAAGGCCCTGCTCGCGGTCGGCACCGCTGACCAGCTCGCCTTCCTCCTGTTCAACGGGGGCCTCGTCTTCGGCGGCATCGTCGGCCTCCCGTTCGCGGCACGGCTCTGGTCCGAGACAATCAACGGGATCGAGAAGGCCGGTGTCGTCGTCCTCGCGGTCGCGCTGCTGTCGATGACGGGCATCGGCTTCGCGTACCTCGACGGCCCGGCGAACGCGCTCCACTTCCCGTTCGCGGCCGGCTTCTTCCTGCTCGCGACCGTCGCCCTGCTCGTCTTCGGGACCGGGTACGCGCTCGACCGGTCCCCGACGTTCGGGCTCGTCACCATGTGGCTCGGCATCGTCCACCTGCTCCAGTGGGTCGTCTGGGTGCTGCTGGAGGCGATGGTCTGGACCGGCGACGGCGACACCTGGACCTACTTCGCCGTGCCCGAGGCCGTCGGCGCGGCGCTGTTCGGTGGGTGGGTCGTCTGGACCGCCCGCACGCTGCTGCGCGATGGGTCGCTCCCCTCGTAG
- a CDS encoding dolichyl-phosphate hexose transferase encodes MSEHSTVDPSDLDADDASRSDDHPFTFDDVAVVMGTYNEEAAIEHVLTDIDEVTDGRAEVVCVDGSDDATAEVAREHGATVVEQEPQGYGVAVREAVLTPARPIVVTTDCDDTYPMEALPRFLELVNEGYDVVSGDRLHHGAEPMPVFNRFGNHAFAALASVLMGERVHDTTTGMRAYRREVVQDITWTENTGLSAELLIRPAMRGYDVVETPIEYDERRGETKLDPIGGGAAIGKSILKVGLTERLRF; translated from the coding sequence ATGAGCGAGCACTCCACGGTGGACCCGTCCGACCTGGACGCGGACGACGCCAGCCGGTCCGACGACCACCCGTTCACCTTCGACGACGTGGCGGTCGTGATGGGGACGTACAACGAGGAAGCGGCCATCGAACACGTGCTGACCGACATCGACGAGGTCACCGACGGCCGGGCCGAGGTCGTCTGCGTCGACGGCTCGGACGACGCCACGGCCGAGGTCGCACGCGAGCACGGCGCGACGGTCGTCGAGCAGGAACCGCAGGGTTACGGCGTCGCCGTCCGCGAGGCCGTGCTCACGCCCGCCCGGCCCATCGTCGTCACCACCGACTGCGACGACACCTACCCGATGGAGGCCCTGCCCCGGTTCCTCGAACTCGTCAACGAGGGCTACGACGTGGTCTCCGGCGACCGGCTCCACCACGGTGCGGAGCCGATGCCCGTGTTCAACCGCTTCGGCAACCACGCCTTCGCCGCGCTGGCGTCGGTGCTCATGGGCGAGCGCGTCCACGACACCACGACAGGGATGCGGGCGTACCGTCGCGAGGTCGTCCAGGACATCACCTGGACCGAGAACACCGGCCTCTCCGCCGAGCTGTTGATCCGTCCGGCGATGCGCGGCTACGACGTGGTCGAGACGCCCATCGAGTACGACGAGCGACGAGGCGAGACGAAGCTCGACCCCATCGGGGGCGGTGCCGCCATCGGCAAGTCCATCCTCAAGGTCGGGCTGACCGAACGGCTCCGGTTCTGA
- a CDS encoding methytransferase partner Trm112, protein MKESMMDILCCPMDKADLELEVDREDEDEIVSGTLTCTECGETYPIEEGVPNMLPPDMRDDVPA, encoded by the coding sequence ATGAAAGAATCCATGATGGACATCCTCTGCTGTCCGATGGACAAGGCCGACCTCGAGCTCGAGGTGGACCGCGAGGACGAGGACGAGATCGTCTCGGGTACGCTCACCTGCACGGAGTGCGGGGAGACGTACCCCATCGAGGAGGGCGTCCCGAACATGCTGCCGCCGGACATGCGCGACGACGTGCCGGCGTAG
- a CDS encoding adenylosuccinate synthase — MTVTIVGSQLGDEGKGGVVDIYGDGADIVVRYQGGDNAGHTVVYGGTEYKLSLVPSGVVRGKVGVLGNGCVVNPATLFDEIDDLRDRGLDPDVRVAERAHVILPYHRVLDGIEEEVKSESDQAVGTTGRGIGPAYEDKAGRRGVRVGDLLDPEVLRERLEYVVPQKRALVEDVYGLDIDDLEDPAAFDVDALFEQYREFGERLAEQGMPVVCGDFLAEAIDDGEQVMFEGAQGTLIDIDHGSYPYVTSSNPTAGGATTGTGLSPGVVGDGEIIGIVKGYLSRVGSGPMPTELAGVEGQTAGYDGDAGDEEEELATYIRDEGGEYGTVTGRPRRVGWLDVPMLRHATRVSGFTGLAVNHVDVLAGMDEVKVGHSYTLDGEELLTMPSTTERWARCEANLRTFDGWPEVDWDDVDDWDDIPENARTYLSYLSDELDTDIYAVGTGPDREDTVILQDPYDQ; from the coding sequence ATGACCGTAACCATTGTCGGGTCGCAGCTCGGCGACGAGGGCAAGGGCGGTGTCGTCGACATCTACGGCGACGGGGCCGACATCGTCGTCCGCTACCAGGGCGGCGACAACGCGGGCCACACCGTCGTCTACGGTGGCACCGAGTACAAGCTCTCGCTCGTCCCCAGCGGGGTCGTCCGCGGCAAGGTGGGCGTCCTCGGCAACGGCTGCGTCGTGAACCCGGCGACGCTGTTCGACGAGATCGATGACCTGCGCGACCGGGGGCTCGACCCCGACGTGCGGGTCGCCGAGCGGGCACACGTCATCCTGCCGTACCACCGCGTGCTCGACGGCATCGAGGAGGAGGTAAAGAGCGAATCGGACCAGGCGGTCGGCACCACGGGCCGCGGCATCGGGCCGGCCTACGAGGACAAGGCGGGCCGACGCGGCGTCCGGGTCGGCGACCTGCTCGACCCCGAGGTGCTCCGCGAGCGACTGGAGTACGTCGTGCCCCAGAAGCGGGCGCTCGTCGAGGACGTGTACGGGCTCGACATCGACGACCTGGAGGACCCGGCGGCGTTCGACGTCGACGCGCTGTTCGAGCAGTACCGCGAGTTCGGTGAGCGGCTCGCCGAACAGGGGATGCCGGTCGTCTGCGGCGACTTCCTCGCCGAGGCCATCGACGACGGCGAGCAGGTCATGTTCGAGGGCGCACAGGGAACGCTCATCGACATCGACCACGGCAGCTACCCGTACGTCACGTCCTCGAACCCGACAGCCGGCGGCGCGACCACCGGCACCGGCCTCAGCCCCGGCGTCGTCGGCGACGGCGAGATCATCGGCATCGTGAAGGGCTACCTCTCCCGCGTCGGGAGCGGCCCGATGCCGACCGAACTGGCCGGCGTCGAGGGACAGACCGCCGGCTACGACGGCGACGCCGGCGACGAGGAGGAAGAGCTCGCCACCTACATCCGCGACGAGGGCGGCGAGTACGGCACCGTCACCGGCCGTCCCCGCCGGGTTGGCTGGCTCGACGTGCCGATGCTCCGCCACGCCACGCGCGTCAGCGGCTTCACCGGCCTCGCCGTCAACCACGTCGACGTGCTCGCCGGCATGGACGAGGTGAAGGTCGGCCACAGCTACACGCTCGACGGCGAGGAGCTGCTGACGATGCCCTCGACGACCGAGCGGTGGGCGCGCTGCGAGGCGAACCTCCGCACGTTCGACGGCTGGCCCGAGGTCGACTGGGACGACGTCGACGACTGGGACGACATCCCCGAGAACGCGCGCACCTACCTGAGCTACCTCTCGGACGAGCTCGACACCGACATCTACGCCGTCGGCACCGGGCCGGACCGCGAGGACACCGTCATCCTGCAGGACCCGTACGACCAGTAA
- a CDS encoding UPF0058 family protein, giving the protein MHKDELLELHEQMVDIMTHFEAEGDGNDELFQQYHDLDVDPSDVHKSKSEHKHAVFVLGNALASVMSEDEFSSAGRIQKRMEELADDAESKI; this is encoded by the coding sequence ATGCACAAGGACGAGCTTCTCGAACTCCACGAGCAGATGGTCGATATCATGACGCACTTCGAGGCCGAGGGCGACGGCAACGACGAGCTGTTCCAGCAGTACCACGACCTCGACGTCGACCCCTCGGACGTCCACAAGTCGAAGAGCGAGCACAAACACGCCGTGTTCGTGCTCGGCAACGCGCTCGCGAGCGTCATGAGCGAGGACGAGTTCTCCAGCGCCGGCCGCATCCAGAAACGCATGGAGGAGCTCGCGGACGACGCCGAATCCAAGATCTGA